Proteins from one Mytilus galloprovincialis chromosome 11, xbMytGall1.hap1.1, whole genome shotgun sequence genomic window:
- the LOC143050891 gene encoding uncharacterized protein LOC143050891 has translation MTIPGDIVDNDCDGLIDEELLDGSDNDGDGEIDEDLAVYFNDKDECASNPCLNGGTCSDDINYYNCTCAPGYTGNNCQTDIDECAIHPCMHEGTCVDSVDLYNCSCLPGYNGDTCQIDIDECASSPCQHTGHCVDLVNDFRCHCSDGYLGNNCEIDINECLSNPCLNGGTCSDKVNSYVCTCPQGYLDQNCQTDVNECLSNPCYNNATCIDKVPGWNCSCLPGFVGKQCRTELDECKSNPCRHNGTCIDIVNGYYCLCANESSGRHCEQKINSCLSSPCFNDGVCTNQLYGYTCDCLEHWHGDKCEYETINRTMGCIDIEYSECSCRVNQLKTKTPKSNKALFGTVGFATGLILTLISYCLSGLLNKPKASTKICPENDRSTLLEEPSPVQTEKEEVPKDLIKSSSENRRKFPAHSSDTHNCFIDHTGFDFSKFCVNKDGSRRVPKCRHQKLLDKKS, from the exons ATGACCATACCAGGAGACATAGTTGACAATGATTGCGATGGTCTGATAGACGAGGAGCTTTTAGATGGGTCAG ACAACGATGGGGACGGTGAAATAGATGAGGATTTGGCAGTTTACTTTAATG ATAAAGATGAATGTGCGAGTAATCCGTGTTTAAATGGTGGCACATGTTCAGATGATATCAATTACTATAATTGTACATGTGCACCTGGATACACAGGGAACAACTGTCAAACAG ATATTGACGAATGTGCCATTCATCCTTGCATGCATGAAGGTACATGTGTAGACTCAGTTGATTTATATAACTGTTCCTGTCTACCTGGTTACAATGGAGACACCTGCCAAATAG ACATTGATGAGTGTGCAAGTTCTCCTTGTCAACATACGGGACATTGCGTTGATCTGGTAAATGACTTTAGATGTCATTGTAGTGACGGATACCTGGGAAACAACTGTGAAATAG ATATAAATGAATGTTTAAGCAATCCCTGTTTGAATGGTGGAACGTGTAGTGATAAGGTTAACTCTTATGTATGTACTTGTCCACAGGGGTATCTTGATCAAAACTGTCAGACAG ATGTCAATGAATGTTTGAGCAATCCCTGTTATAATAATGCAACATGTATCGATAAGGTACCAGGATGGAACTGTTCATGTTTACCAGGGTTTGTTGGGAAGCAGTGTCGAACAG AACTCGATGAATGCAAGAGTAACCCATGCAGACATAATGGTACATGCATAGACATTGTGAATGGTTACTACTGTCTGTGTGCAAATGAATCATCAGGACGGCACTGTGAACAAA aaATCAATTCTTGCTTATCAAGTCCATGTTTCAACGATGGTGTTTGTACAAATCAGTTGTATGGATACACGTGTGATTGTTTAGAGCATTGGCATGGGGACAAATGTGAATATGAAACCATTAATAGAACGATG GGTTGTATAGATATTGAATATTCAGAGTGTAGTTGTAGGGTAAATCAGCTGAAGACGAAAACTCCTAAATCGAACAAGGCTTTGTTTGGTACAGTTGGATTTGCTACAGGACTTATATTAACCCTCATATCATACTGCCTATCAGGGTTGTTAAATAAACCGAAAGCAAGTACCAAAATATGCCCAGAAAATGACAGATCAACATTGTTAGAAGAACCCAGTCCTGTACAGACTGAAAAAGAGGAAGTGCCTAAAGATTTAATAAAATCGTCTTCAGAAAACAGAAGGAAGTTCCCAGCACATAGCTCGGACACTCATAACTGTTTTATAGACCACACAGGTTTcgatttttctaaattttgtgtTAACAAAGATGGAAGTAGAAGAGTACCAAAATGTAGACATCAAAAGCTTCTTGAtaagaaatcataa